The Trinickia acidisoli genome includes a window with the following:
- a CDS encoding FMN-binding glutamate synthase family protein, whose protein sequence is MFYRRYFALWCALLLALACALLSARHTISWLWLLAPAALIAVGVFDLRQARHSILRNYPIAGHLRFFFEFIRPEIRQYFVEDDTEEKPFSRAQRSIVYQRAKNEPDSRPYGTELDVKAVAHEWISHSLAPTKLASHDFRIVVGAERAQPYSMSIFNISAMSFGALSANAIRALNLGAKTGGFAHDTGEGSLSKYHREHGGDIIWEIASGYFGCRNDDGTFSAEKFARQACEPQVKMIEIKLSQGAKPGHGGVLPAAKVTPEISEARGVPMGRDCISPATHSAFSTPRGLLEFVERLRTLSGGKPTGFKLCIGHPWEFFAIAKAMLETGIVPDFIVVDGAEGGTGAAPLEFTDHIGVPLQEGLLLVHNTLVGIGLREKIRIGASGKMITAFDIARTLAIGADWVNSARGFMFAVGCIQAQTCHTGRCPTGVATQDPVRQRALVVPDKSERVFNFHRNTLHALQEIVQAAGLEHPSELRAHHIVRRVSSHEVQLMSELLKYVEPNDLVNGTYRYSLYEKWWPLADSDSFSPKALAPLATA, encoded by the coding sequence ATGTTTTATCGACGCTACTTCGCGCTCTGGTGTGCCCTGCTGTTGGCGCTTGCGTGCGCGCTACTCTCCGCGCGCCATACGATCTCCTGGCTTTGGCTCCTGGCGCCGGCCGCCCTCATCGCGGTCGGCGTCTTCGACTTGCGCCAAGCCCGTCACAGCATCTTGCGCAATTACCCGATCGCAGGCCATCTGCGCTTTTTCTTCGAATTCATTCGGCCTGAAATCCGTCAGTACTTCGTCGAAGACGACACGGAGGAAAAGCCGTTCTCGCGCGCCCAGCGCAGCATCGTCTATCAGCGCGCGAAGAACGAGCCCGACAGCCGCCCGTACGGTACCGAACTCGACGTCAAGGCGGTCGCGCACGAATGGATCAGCCATTCGCTGGCGCCGACCAAGCTCGCCTCGCACGACTTTCGCATCGTCGTCGGGGCCGAGCGCGCGCAACCGTACTCGATGTCGATCTTCAACATCTCGGCCATGAGCTTCGGCGCACTGTCGGCGAACGCAATCCGCGCACTCAACCTCGGCGCGAAAACAGGCGGCTTCGCGCATGACACAGGCGAAGGCTCGCTCTCGAAATATCACCGCGAGCACGGCGGCGACATCATTTGGGAAATCGCCTCCGGCTACTTCGGCTGCCGCAACGACGACGGCACGTTCAGCGCCGAAAAATTCGCACGCCAGGCGTGCGAACCGCAAGTGAAAATGATCGAGATCAAGCTCTCGCAAGGCGCCAAGCCGGGACACGGCGGGGTGCTGCCCGCCGCCAAGGTGACGCCCGAGATCTCCGAGGCGCGCGGCGTGCCGATGGGGCGCGACTGCATCTCGCCGGCCACGCACAGCGCGTTTTCCACGCCGCGCGGCCTGCTCGAATTCGTCGAGCGGCTGCGCACGCTATCGGGCGGCAAGCCCACCGGCTTCAAGCTCTGCATCGGCCATCCGTGGGAGTTTTTCGCGATCGCCAAGGCCATGCTCGAAACGGGCATCGTGCCCGACTTCATCGTCGTCGACGGCGCGGAAGGCGGCACCGGCGCCGCGCCGCTCGAGTTCACCGATCACATCGGCGTACCGTTGCAAGAAGGGCTGCTGCTCGTGCACAACACGCTCGTCGGCATCGGCTTGCGCGAGAAGATCCGCATCGGCGCGAGCGGCAAGATGATCACGGCTTTCGACATCGCGCGCACGCTCGCGATCGGCGCCGATTGGGTCAACTCGGCGCGCGGCTTCATGTTCGCCGTGGGCTGCATTCAGGCGCAAACGTGCCACACGGGACGCTGTCCGACGGGCGTCGCAACACAAGACCCCGTACGCCAGCGTGCGCTCGTCGTGCCCGACAAATCGGAGCGCGTCTTCAATTTCCATCGCAACACGCTGCACGCGCTGCAAGAGATCGTCCAGGCCGCGGGGCTCGAGCACCCGTCGGAACTGCGTGCGCATCACATCGTGCGCCGCGTCTCGTCGCACGAGGTTCAACTGATGTCGGAGCTGCTCAAGTACGTGGAGCCGAACGACCTCGTCAACGGCACCTACCGCTACTCGCTCTACGAAAAATGGTGGCCGCTCGCCGATAGCGATTCGTTTTCGCCGAAGGCCCTCGCGCCGTTGGCAACGGCCTGA